CTGATCGATTAAACTTTTTATGGCTTGCGCGCTGTTTTCTTTAATAGCATCGGTAATAGTTACATAGCCTAAAACAGTCTGATCGATTGCGATATACGAAACGGTTTTTCCCAGATTTTGTTCGGCTGTAACTTTGTTTTCTATTTCTTCAGAAATCGAAGCATTTACTTCAAGCATTAGTTTTTTATTTCCTAAAGCTGTTTTTTTATTTTCGATTATTCCGGTGACACCTTTTCCGGTTAGGGTTTCAAAATTGCGAACTTCAAGCAGCGAAATATTTTGCGCTTTTGCAAAGTTTACAACGGCTTTTGCCAAAGGATGTTCGCTGTGCTGATTTAATGAAGCAATGTTTTGAAGTAAAAAATCCTGATCGTTATTTATAGCATAAATTTTCTCTACAGATGGTTTTCCTTCTGTAATAGTTCCGGTTTTATCAGTAATCAGAACGTCAATTTTATTCATGTTTTCCAGTGCTTCGGCATTTTTTATCAGGATTCCAAATTGCGCTCCTTTGCCCACACCCACCATAACCGACATTGGCGTTGCTAATCCCAAAGCACACGGGCAGGCAATAATTAAAACGGCAATGGCATTTATTAAAGCGTAAACATAAGAAGGTTCAGGACCAAATTTTGCCCAGAGAATAAAAGTCAGAATCGAAATTAAAACAACAGTGGGTACAAAATATTTAGCCACTGTATCGGCTAGTTTTTGAATTGGTGCTCTCGAACGGCTGGCATCGTTTACCATCTGGATGATCTGCGAAAGCATGGTTTCAGAACCTACTTTTTCGGCCTTCATTACAAATGATTTGGTTCCGTTGATGGTTCCTGAAATTACTGAATCTCCCACTTTTTTATCAACCGGAATAGGTTCTCCGGTAATCATCGATTCGTCAATATGACTTTCTCCTGCTGTGATTTTTCCGTCTACCGGAATTTTTTCTCCTGGTTTTACCCGTAGTAAATCTCCTTTTTTAATATTGTGAATTGAAATTACTTTGTCATGTCCGTTTTCAACCAGAGTGGCTTCTGTTGGAGCCAGTTTTAATAGTTGTTTGATCGCTCCGTTGGTCTGGCTGTGAGCTTTAGCTTCTAATAATTGTCCGAGTATTACCAAAGTGATGATAACCGTTGCAGCTTCAAAATACAAATGAATGGTTCCGTGATGCGATTTGAATTCGGCCGGAAAAATATCGGGAAAGAACATGCCTGCAATGCTGAATAAAAAGGCAACACAGGTTCCGATCCCGATAAGGGTAAACATATTCAAATTCCAGGTTATAATCGATTTGTAGGCGCGCACAAAAAACATCCATCCGGCATAAAACAAAACAGGAATTGAAAGCAGGAACTGAACCCAGTTCCATTTTTCAACAGACATTAAATTGTATAAAGGATTGTTGGGAATCATTTCAGACATTGAAATAATAAAGACAGGAAGCGTAAACAGTACAGCAATCTTCATTTTTTTCAATAAATCTGTATAGCTTTTGTTTTCTTCTTCTGAAGCCTGCATGGGCACCAGATCCATACCGCAGATTGGACAATCTCCCGGTTCGTTTGAGATAACTTCAGGATGCATCGGACATGTAAATTGTGTCGTGGAGATGGAAACCTGCGGTACTAAATCCATTCCGCAGACCGGACAGTCGCCAAATTTATCATAGGTTTTATCGCCTTCACAATGCATCGGACAGTAAAAAACTCCCGTGGCGTTATGCGGTATGACTTTTTTTGCGTGATCGTGTGAATGTTCTTTTTTTGATGAACAGCAGGATTTTACGGCATTTTCTCCTGAGTTTTCTGCTGTTTTCATTTCAATAGTATAGTTTCCAACGGCCGATAAAACTTCCTGAAGTTTTTCGGTTGCGATGTGTTTGTCCATTGTAATGACCGCTTCTCCGGGATTGAGGTTTACTTCGGCCTGAATGCCTTCAACTTCATTTAAAGTCTTTTCGACTTTGGTTCGGCATCCATTGCACGACATTCCTGAAATTATATATTGATGTTTCATTGCTTTGTATTTTTGGTTTACAATGCAAATTTCCGAACTGTGGTTTAGATCGGGTTGTATAATTTTGAGAATGATTTGTAAGATTTACTAAAAGAGGATTTTTACCGCAAAGCTTTGTGTTTTTTTACCGTAAAGAGCGCAATGAATTTTTATAAACGGGGCTTTGTAAAAACGGAAAGTTCGCAAGGCTATGTGTAAATAACTTTGCGAACCTTATAACTATTGGGATTACTCTCTTTGCGTTTCAGTAAAATCTACAAATTCTCAATCTGAATGCGTTTTTTATCTTTTGACTGCTTAAACGAAGTAGGCGTAAAACCTGTAATTTTTTTAAACTGATTGCTTAAATGCGCTACATTGCTGTAATTGAGTAAATCGGCAATTTCGCTTAAAGAAAGTTCATTGTAAATAAGAAGTTCTTTTACTTTCTCGATTTTCTGGCTGATGAAATATTTTTCAATCGTCGTATTTTCGATTTCAGAAAACAAATTACTCAATGAATTATAATCCTGATTTAGATTTTCTACCAAATAATCAGACAGGTTGGTTTTTAGCTCGTTGTTTTTATGATGAACCAAATCGACAATCAGATTTTTTATCTTTTCGATTGTTTTGCTTTTTTTATCATCGAGCAGATCAAAACCTAAATTTTGAAGATTTTGAAGTAATGTGTCTTTTTGATCTTCTGTTATTTCGTTTTCTAATTCCACCTCGCCAAGTTCAACAGAAATAGTATGAAGTCCGAGCTTTTCAAACTCAGACTTCACAACCATTTTACAACGGGCGCACACCATATTTTTGATGTAAAGCGTCATATTACTTGATGGTTTCTACCACGTTTCCGCAAGTTAACATCGAAGAACCGTAATAAGGGTTTTTAACCGCTTTTTCTTTGCTTAACCAGTCGGCATCGGCCATTGGGCAGTATTGCTTATAAACCGGCTGTTCCGGATTTGAAACCTTTATAAGATCGTACGTGTTTTTAGATAAGGATTTAAAAGACTCACGCTGTTTTTTAATATCCGTATTAGAGGATATGGCTTTTGCATCGGCAGTTAATTTTTTAACCACTTTCATCCAAACCGTATGTTCGTTACTCTTTAGCTTATCCATTTTTACAGCAGTAATAGCGGTTAATAAAGTTGCTGCTTTTGCCGAAGTTGTCTTGGCATCACTTTTAATTAAGGCATCTTTTACGGCAAAATAATTATCGAAAACAGACTGCAGTTCGCTGGAAGCGAGAACTTCTTCGCTGTTTATTTTTGATTTCATTTCGTTTGCTGTAATCATGTTTACAGAAAATACTATGGTGATTGCTGCTAAAACAGCTTGTATTAAATTTTTCATTGTATGTGTTTTTTATAAAAGGATTTTCCTTTAAGTTGTTGATTTTATAATAAAAACAGGTTTAAACCAAACCTATTTATGGCTGTTACAGATTATGAATAGTATATTTTTGGAGGCAGCCAGATTGTGGTAAAACCATCAGAAAGACAGGTTTCATTGTAATAAGTAATAGGTTTTTCTATTGAAAAATTGAAACTGTTATTTTGTAAATTAAGATCGTTTGAAGCCGGAATACTCAATTGCAAAGATGAGGTTGTGCAGTTTGTATGTTTGCATTTTCCGTCGCAGTCGTGTTTTTTCTTCTTTGATTTTGAAGTTTCCTTGCAGCAGTTTTTCTTGCAGCAATCCATTTCTTTTTTTTCGGAAGCCGTTTTTTTATGCGAAACTTTTTCAGCATGATTCCCACAGGCATAACCGGAATTTGGAATCAGAAAGAAACCAATCATCAGAAAAAAGAATACTATGTGGATTTTTTTTGTCAAAGGAAAAATTCGTTTGTTTTACAAATTTAGAGAAAAATACTCAGGCAGAATGTTCTTTTAGGATTTCAATAACTAAAGCTTTTTAAAATCCGTTGGCTTCATATTTCTTTTCTTTTTAAAATAATTCGTCAGATGGCTTTCATCAGTAAAACCAAACTCGTACGCAATCTGTTTAATGGGCAGCTGATTATTCTGGAACCTTTTTTCGATCAGAGTAGTTCTTAAATTATGAATGTAATCGCGGTAGCTAATGGCAAAAGTCCTTTTAAAATAAGCACTAAAATACGTTTGGGCAATATTAAAATGATCGGCAATTACTTTAATCTGAACCAGTTTAGGCTGATAAATGTTCTGATGAATATAATTGGCAATTTGTTCGTTATCGATATGCGTAGATTTCATTTGAAGATTCATACCACGAATCGTTTCTTTTATCAAACCAAAAATCGAGAGGATTTGATAAAAAACAATCGGCGAATTGGCAACGTCAATATATTCATCATATTTCGTAATGTTCTCGACCGTATTTCGTAAAATGGTTTTGCAAGGCTCATCAAACTTTAAAACCGTTTCCTTTAATATTTTGTCCCGCATAAAACTTTCGGGAGTATGAATAAGAAATTCGTCGCAGGTCAGGTTTTGTTTTGAATTAAAATAATTATCAGTGAATTTAATAAAAATAAAACGCGTACTTTTCTTTATATCAAAGTAATGCTCGTCATCCGGCGAAATCACAAACAAATCCCCCGCTTTATACGGCAGCAGGTTGTGGTTTATATGATGGATGCCGCTTCCTTTTTTAATATAGATGATTTCATAATAGGTATGAGAATGCGGAGGCAGATGAAATTTTTCTTCTTCAAACTCATCGAGCATAAGTGTTTTGAACTGATTTAGCTTCGGCATAACATAAATTTACAAATATATGTCGCAAATATACAACTTATTTCTGCTGTGGCGGTTTTAAATTTGCGGTGTAGAAAGTAATTCCCTTTCTCTTTTAATTATATGAAAAAAAGTCTTATTGCGTTGTCATTCGGAGGTTTAACAATCGGTATAACCGAGTTTGTAATGATGGGTCTTCTTCCGGATATCGCTTCAGATATGAAAGTAAGCATTCCGGTTGCCGGATATTTAATTTCGGCATATGCCTTAGGAGTTGTAATAGGCGCTCCTTTATTAGTAATTCTTGGAAGAAATTTTCCACCCAAAAAAATGCTGTTAATTTTAGCCCTAATGTTAACCGTTTTTAATGCGTTATCGATAATTGCACCTTCTTATAATATATTGTTTGCGTCCCGATTTTTATCAGGACTGCCTCACGGTGCTTTTTTTGGAGTGGGAGCAGTTGTGGCGAGCCGACTTGCCGATAAAGGGAAAGAAGCACAAGCGATTGCAATTATGTTTTCCGGATTAACACTGGCCAATTTAATCGGCGTTCCTATCGGAACCTATATAGGTCACAATTTTATCTGGCGTTATACCTTTGTATTAATTGCTTTTGTGGGGCTGCTTACTTTTTTGTTTATTTCCTTATGGATGCCAAAATTAGAAAAAGCAGAAACCGTAAATATGAAAGAACAATTACAGTTTTTTAAACGAACAGATGCCTGGCTGATTATTGGAATCACTGCTATTGGATTTGGCGGTTTGTTTGCATGGATCAGCTACATTGCACCTTTATTAACGAATGTTTCCAAATTTGATGAGGGCGATGTTTCGTATATCTTAATTCTGGCAGGACTGGGTATGGTGGTTGGAAATTTTGCCGGCGGTAAACTGGCGGATAAATATTCGCCTGCGCCAACTACACTGGCTTTATTATTTATTATGTCAGTCGATTTGATTTTGGTTTATTTCTTCTCTTCAAATCAATATGTATCGTTGTTTTTGACATTTTTAACGGGAGCCATTTCCTTCTCGGTTATTGCGCCAATCCAGATGCTGATGATCCGGACTGCAAAAGGAGCAGAGATGATTGCTTCGGCTTCTCTTCAGGGAAGTTTTAATATTGGGAACGCATTAGGGGCATTTCTGGGAGGACTTCCTTTGGCAGCAGGATACAGTTATGCTTCGCCAAATTTAATTGGAGTAGGGATGTCTATAATAGGAATGCTTATTACACTTACTTTAATAAAAATTCACCAAAATGATCTAAAGCTTCAAAAAGCTTAGATGATTTTATAAATCAATCTCTTCGAAGCCCTTAGGATTTTCTAAGGGCTTTTTTTGTTTATTTCCTCTAATTTTTTATTCCAATTGTACTGAATTTGGACTTTGTAAGAATCTGTTTTAGAATAAAACTTGTTAAAATTCTAACTTCTTGTTCTGGTTTTAGATGAAATCTTAAGAAATTAAATGTTAAAAATACACTTAAAAAAATCCTAAATTTTAAGCATGTAATCGATTGTTTTTTTTAAAGAATTGGCAAAAAAACATGAAATTACAATAATATATTTAATATTTATCCATCCTTAAAATTACATATCTCGTATAAAAAGCCTGTTTTATTTTTCATAACACATTTTTATTATGAAATTTTTATGAATTTTAATTTTTTATATTAAAAAAATATTTATGTTTGTGTAATCGATTACAACTTTTTTGAATAGTAATAATGATTTTAAATTTTATCATAAAATATGATGCGTTAAATCATATGAGATAAATGTGCGAAGCCTTATTTTTTCTGACAAAAAACTAGAATCAAAACAAAAAACTAAACCACAAAAGACCACTTAAAACTTTACTAACTTAAATGATCAACCATGAATTTTAAAAATTTAAACAAAGGAACAAATTGTTGCTTTGCCGTTGTTTTTTTATTGTGCCTTCTAATGGGGAGTCGAGCCCACGCTCAGACCGTTACGATTGAAGGTACAGTCAAAGATGCAGCCGGGCTTTCTCTTCCGGGAGTTAACGTACTGGAAAAGGGAACTAAGAACGGAGTTTCTACAGACTTTGACGGACGTTACAAGATTAAACTCACTAATCCTAAAGCTGTAATAAGCTTTTCTTTCATCGGATTTAAAACTGTTGATGTTCCTGCTTCAGGAAAAACCAAAGTCGATGCGGTTTTGCAGGAAGATGCCAACAGTCTTAATGAGGTTGTGGTAATTGGATACGGTACCGCGAAAAAATCTGATTTAACAGGAGCGGTTTCTACCATTTCAGGAACTGATTTGAAAAAAGTACCGGTGGCAAATGTCGCTGAGGCTTTAACAGGTAGAATTGCCGGGGTACAGGTAACTGCCTCAGAAGGTTCTCCGGATGCTGATATTAAAATTAGAGTTCGTGGAGGAGGTTCTCTTACTCAGGATGCTTCACCATTAATTATTGTGGATGGATTTCCAATAAACAATATGAACGATATTTCTTCATCTGATATTGAAACAATGACCGTTTTAAAAGATGCGGCTTCTACTGCCATATATGGTTCTCGTGGTGCAAACGGGGTAATTCTTATTACTACAAAAAGCGGGAAAGACGGGAAAATTCAGGTAAATTTTAATATGTTTTACGGTATGAAAACAATGGCGAAAGAAATCGATGTTCTGTCGCCTGATGATTATACAAAATGGCAGTACGAATATGCTTTGCTTTCACAAACCGGAACAAAATTACCTTCTAATCCGGAATCTTATACTAAGTATTTTGGAAATTGGGAAGATCGCGATATGTACAGCAGTTTAAAGGGGAATAACTGGCAAAAACAGATTTTTGGACGCAGAGGCGAGGTGCAGAGCCGTGATTTAGGAATTAGAGGAGGTACAGATAAGCTTAATTATAATTTTAATTATGCGCATTATGATGAAAAAGCCATCATGCTGGGTTCTAATTACAAAAGAAATAACCTTGCTTTGGCTTTAAAAAGCAAAATAAGCGACAAGATTGATATTGGTTTTACGATGCGTTATTCAGATACTGAGATTGATGGCGGAGGAGTAAACGAACAAAATGAAAAATCTTCGGCAGATTCACGTATGCGTACCATTGTAGGTTATGCACCAATTCCGGTGCCGGGTTTAACGTCAGAAGATGCAGCCGGAGATGGTTCAGAAGTACTGATTAATCCTTTGACTTCTATTTATGATAACGAACGTCAGCAGTTTCGTAAGAACTTTAATATGTTAGGAAGCTTTGGATGGGAAATTGTAGATAATTTAAAATTGAAAGTAGATTTAGGTCTGGATAATTTCAATACTTTGGATTATCGTTTTTACGGACGCAGTACATATTATGTAGCGAATAGTCCAATTGGTCCATTACAAGGCAAGCCGGCTATGATTATGGCTGACGGTAAAGATAAAAGGTTTAGAAATGCGAATACACTAAACTACGATTTCAAAAAAATAATGGGCGGCGATCATCATTTGAATGCCCTTGTTGGACAGGAAAGCATCACTTATACTTCTAATACTGTAACTAGTACTATTCATGGATATCCTGATTTTTTTGGTTTTGATAAAGCAAAAACATTAACAACACAAGGAACACCACAGGCAGTAGATAATTATTACAGCCCGGATGATAAATTATTGTCATTCTTTGGGCGTGCTAATTATGATTACAAGAACCGTTACATATTCTCTGCTACTTTTCGTGCAGATGGATCTAGTAAGTTCTCAGAACAAAATCGTTGGGGCTACTTTCCGGCTTTTGCTGCAGGATGGAAAATTTCTGAAGAGAATTTCCTGAAAGATAAAAACTGGGTAAGTCTTTTAAAAATAAGAGCGAGTTATGGTGAGGCAGGAAATAATAATATTCCTGTTGGACAGCAAATTCAAATTTTTCAATCTACACCAACAACCTGGATCAATGGAGTTACCAGTATATGGGCACCTTCTAAAACAATGCCTAATCCTGATTTGAAATGGGAAACAACAGTTACTCAGAATGCTGGTTTGGATTTTGGATTTTTCAAAAATCGTCTGAGCGGTAATATCGATATCTATAAGAATATTACCAGCGACTTATTAATAAATTTCCCGGTTGCAGGATCTGGATATGATTTCCAATACCGTAACATGGGAGAAACTCAAAATACAGGTTTCGAAGCTACTTTAAATGTCGTTGCTATCGAAAAAGAAAAATATGGATTGAATTTCTCATTTAATATGGCTGTAAACAAAAACCGTATTAATTCACTAGGAGTTATGAATAATTTCGGCGCCGCTACAGGATGGGCTTCTACGCAAATAGGTGATGATTACCTGATCGAGGTAGGGTCTTCACTTGGAACTATGTATGGGTATAAAAATGACGGAAGATATGAAGTTTCAGACTTTGATTATGTTGGCGGAAAGTATGTTTTAAAAGCAGGTGTAACTCCTACTGCAACTACTTTGGTAGGAGACGGAAGTTCTCTTAAACCGGGAGATATGAAATTGAAAGATGTTAACGGAGACGGTAAAGTAGATTTAAAAGATAAAACAGTTATTGGAAATGTGAATCCTAAAAGCTCAGGTGGTTTTGTAATCAATGGTAATGCTTACGGGTTTGATTTAATGGCAGCTTTTAACTGGAGTATTGGAAACGAGGTATATAATGCTGATAAAATTGAATTTTCGACAGCTTCGGGTTCAGGACAGTATAAGAATTTAAATTCTACTATGGCTGATGGAAAAAGATGGACCAATCTGGATCCTGTTTCAGGTCAGTTAGTAACAGAACCAGCAGCATTAGAAGCACTTAATGCGAATACAACTATGTGGTCTCCGTATATGAGAAGCGCCATCTTTACAGACTGGGCAGTCGAAGACGCATCATTTTTAAGATTGAATACATTAACATTAGGGTATACAGCTCCCGAAATGTTTACCTCTAAACTTGGTGTTTCTAAATTAAGATTCTACCTGACGGCAACCAATGTTTTTGTTTGGACCAACTACACGGGTTCTGATCCGGAAGTTTCAACGAGAAGAAAAAATCCGTTGACACCAGGGGTTGATTCAAGTCCATATCCAAGAAGCAGACAAATGATTTTTGGAATGAATCTTAATTTCTAATTTTAAAAGATCACAAAATGAAACATAAAATATTAATAGCAGGATTGATAATTTCGGGTTTATTTACTTCCTGCCAGCAATTTGAAGACGACTATTTAGATACCGATACACCTTCAACATTAGACAGATCTGTGATTTTTGCTTCGGCTGAACTGGCAAAAGGAGCGGTTGACGGAATTAAAGTGCCATTTGCAGAAACGAACTCCTATAGAGGAAGATTCCTGCCATATTATGGACTGAATACAGATACTGAATGGTATAATACTTCACAAACAGCCGGTGATAAAGCAGATTTGTGTGTTTACGATGCAAAGCCGGGTAATACAGAAATGAATACTACAACCAATGCTTACGCGATGATGTTTGCGGGTATTGAACGTGCAAATACTTGTATTGCCGGTATACGTGAATTTGGAAATCCTTTGCCGGATACAGAAATGGGACAGCTTTTAGGAGAGGCTTTAACACTTAGAGCAATTTACTATGCTGATTTACTTAAAGCCTGGGGCGATGTTCCGGCTCGTTTTGAACCTATTACTACCGCAACTTTATATTTGCCTAAATCAAGCAGAGATGTTATCTACAAACAATTAATTGCAGATTTAGGAGAGGCATCAACTCTGGTGGCATGGCCTAACGAAAATGCTTATACCGCTACTGTAGAACATGTAAACAGAGCTTTCGTAAAAGGATTCAGAGCACGTCTGGCTTTGGCAGCGAGCGGTTATCAGCAGTATCCTGACGGAGTAAGAAGAAGTAATGATCCGGATCTTTCTGTTGCCAAAATGTATGCATTGGCATTAAAAGAATCCCGTGAAGTAATCGAAAGTGGTTCTGCTCATTTGGAATCTACTTTTGAAGGATTATGGAGAAAATACAATCAGGAAATTACAACTGCGGGAGGAGAATCTCTTTGGGAACTTCCTTTTGCAGACGGACGAGGCCGTATGTTATTCACTTTTGCAGTAAGACACACAGCAGCCTCAGATCAATTTCAGGCTAATGGTGCTAATCGTGGAGGGGCAGCAGGTCCGTTGCCATTTATTTTCTACGATTATGACCAGACTGATTCCCGCAGAGACGTTACCTGCGTGCCTTATAAATGGGGTACTACTGTACCGGGAACTCCGTTTCCTATTGCTAAACAGGAATTAGGTTCGTTAGATACCTGGTATTTTGGTAAATACCGTTATGAATGGATGACACGAAGAGTTACTTCAGACAATGATGACGGAGTTAACAAAATGTACATGCGTTATGCTGAAGTGCTTCTTATTGCGGCTGAAACAGCAAACGAACTAGAAGGTCCGGGAGCAGCAATGCCATATTTAAAAGAAATTAGAAGAAGATCATTTCCTGCAGCAGTTCAGGCTGAAAAAGTAGAAAACTATGTAAACACTAAAAACAGCAAAGAAGCAATGTTTAATGCTATCGTTGAAGAAAATAAGTTTGAGTTTACCGGAGAAATGGAGCGTAAACAAGCACTTATCCGCTGGAATATGCTTAAAACAAAACTTGACGAAGCAAAACAAAAAATGACAGATTTAGCGGCCCGTACAGGAGCATATGCTGATGTGCCGGCTACTTTGTACTACAAGTATAAAGACGATAACGTAAGTTTGGACATCTATGGATTAAACAGAGGAGAAACAACAAATCCGGGTGCAGCGTATTCATCTGTTGCCTGGACATGGACCGGTGCCACTGCAGAAACTAAGATAAGTTCATTGTACAAAGTGGGAGTTAATCCTGATAACAGACAATTCTGGCCGATTTGGCAGGTGTTTATTGATGCAAGTAATGGTCAGTTAAAAAATGATTTTGGTTATTAATCTTTAGAAATTAATACGTTATTATGATGAAAACAATATATATATTTAGAGGATTAATAGCTGTTTTGCTTCTTGCAATTGGAATTTCAGGTTGCGAGAGTTATAACGAAGAGCTGTTAGACGGTATAGGAAA
This portion of the Flavobacterium gelatinilyticum genome encodes:
- a CDS encoding RagB/SusD family nutrient uptake outer membrane protein, whose protein sequence is MKHKILIAGLIISGLFTSCQQFEDDYLDTDTPSTLDRSVIFASAELAKGAVDGIKVPFAETNSYRGRFLPYYGLNTDTEWYNTSQTAGDKADLCVYDAKPGNTEMNTTTNAYAMMFAGIERANTCIAGIREFGNPLPDTEMGQLLGEALTLRAIYYADLLKAWGDVPARFEPITTATLYLPKSSRDVIYKQLIADLGEASTLVAWPNENAYTATVEHVNRAFVKGFRARLALAASGYQQYPDGVRRSNDPDLSVAKMYALALKESREVIESGSAHLESTFEGLWRKYNQEITTAGGESLWELPFADGRGRMLFTFAVRHTAASDQFQANGANRGGAAGPLPFIFYDYDQTDSRRDVTCVPYKWGTTVPGTPFPIAKQELGSLDTWYFGKYRYEWMTRRVTSDNDDGVNKMYMRYAEVLLIAAETANELEGPGAAMPYLKEIRRRSFPAAVQAEKVENYVNTKNSKEAMFNAIVEENKFEFTGEMERKQALIRWNMLKTKLDEAKQKMTDLAARTGAYADVPATLYYKYKDDNVSLDIYGLNRGETTNPGAAYSSVAWTWTGATAETKISSLYKVGVNPDNRQFWPIWQVFIDASNGQLKNDFGY
- a CDS encoding heavy metal translocating P-type ATPase produces the protein MKHQYIISGMSCNGCRTKVEKTLNEVEGIQAEVNLNPGEAVITMDKHIATEKLQEVLSAVGNYTIEMKTAENSGENAVKSCCSSKKEHSHDHAKKVIPHNATGVFYCPMHCEGDKTYDKFGDCPVCGMDLVPQVSISTTQFTCPMHPEVISNEPGDCPICGMDLVPMQASEEENKSYTDLLKKMKIAVLFTLPVFIISMSEMIPNNPLYNLMSVEKWNWVQFLLSIPVLFYAGWMFFVRAYKSIITWNLNMFTLIGIGTCVAFLFSIAGMFFPDIFPAEFKSHHGTIHLYFEAATVIITLVILGQLLEAKAHSQTNGAIKQLLKLAPTEATLVENGHDKVISIHNIKKGDLLRVKPGEKIPVDGKITAGESHIDESMITGEPIPVDKKVGDSVISGTINGTKSFVMKAEKVGSETMLSQIIQMVNDASRSRAPIQKLADTVAKYFVPTVVLISILTFILWAKFGPEPSYVYALINAIAVLIIACPCALGLATPMSVMVGVGKGAQFGILIKNAEALENMNKIDVLITDKTGTITEGKPSVEKIYAINNDQDFLLQNIASLNQHSEHPLAKAVVNFAKAQNISLLEVRNFETLTGKGVTGIIENKKTALGNKKLMLEVNASISEEIENKVTAEQNLGKTVSYIAIDQTVLGYVTITDAIKENSAQAIKSLIDQGVEVIMLTGDNANTAKAVANQLHLSSFKADCLPEDKLKEIERLQAEGKIVAMAGDGINDAPALAKSNIGIAMGTGTDAAIESAKITLVKGDLNGIVKAKKLSHAVMSNIRQNLFFAFIYNTLGVPIAAGILYPVFGILLSPMLAALAMSLSSVSVIVNALRLRNLKL
- a CDS encoding SusC/RagA family TonB-linked outer membrane protein — protein: MNFKNLNKGTNCCFAVVFLLCLLMGSRAHAQTVTIEGTVKDAAGLSLPGVNVLEKGTKNGVSTDFDGRYKIKLTNPKAVISFSFIGFKTVDVPASGKTKVDAVLQEDANSLNEVVVIGYGTAKKSDLTGAVSTISGTDLKKVPVANVAEALTGRIAGVQVTASEGSPDADIKIRVRGGGSLTQDASPLIIVDGFPINNMNDISSSDIETMTVLKDAASTAIYGSRGANGVILITTKSGKDGKIQVNFNMFYGMKTMAKEIDVLSPDDYTKWQYEYALLSQTGTKLPSNPESYTKYFGNWEDRDMYSSLKGNNWQKQIFGRRGEVQSRDLGIRGGTDKLNYNFNYAHYDEKAIMLGSNYKRNNLALALKSKISDKIDIGFTMRYSDTEIDGGGVNEQNEKSSADSRMRTIVGYAPIPVPGLTSEDAAGDGSEVLINPLTSIYDNERQQFRKNFNMLGSFGWEIVDNLKLKVDLGLDNFNTLDYRFYGRSTYYVANSPIGPLQGKPAMIMADGKDKRFRNANTLNYDFKKIMGGDHHLNALVGQESITYTSNTVTSTIHGYPDFFGFDKAKTLTTQGTPQAVDNYYSPDDKLLSFFGRANYDYKNRYIFSATFRADGSSKFSEQNRWGYFPAFAAGWKISEENFLKDKNWVSLLKIRASYGEAGNNNIPVGQQIQIFQSTPTTWINGVTSIWAPSKTMPNPDLKWETTVTQNAGLDFGFFKNRLSGNIDIYKNITSDLLINFPVAGSGYDFQYRNMGETQNTGFEATLNVVAIEKEKYGLNFSFNMAVNKNRINSLGVMNNFGAATGWASTQIGDDYLIEVGSSLGTMYGYKNDGRYEVSDFDYVGGKYVLKAGVTPTATTLVGDGSSLKPGDMKLKDVNGDGKVDLKDKTVIGNVNPKSSGGFVINGNAYGFDLMAAFNWSIGNEVYNADKIEFSTASGSGQYKNLNSTMADGKRWTNLDPVSGQLVTEPAALEALNANTTMWSPYMRSAIFTDWAVEDASFLRLNTLTLGYTAPEMFTSKLGVSKLRFYLTATNVFVWTNYTGSDPEVSTRRKNPLTPGVDSSPYPRSRQMIFGMNLNF
- a CDS encoding MFS transporter — protein: MKKSLIALSFGGLTIGITEFVMMGLLPDIASDMKVSIPVAGYLISAYALGVVIGAPLLVILGRNFPPKKMLLILALMLTVFNALSIIAPSYNILFASRFLSGLPHGAFFGVGAVVASRLADKGKEAQAIAIMFSGLTLANLIGVPIGTYIGHNFIWRYTFVLIAFVGLLTFLFISLWMPKLEKAETVNMKEQLQFFKRTDAWLIIGITAIGFGGLFAWISYIAPLLTNVSKFDEGDVSYILILAGLGMVVGNFAGGKLADKYSPAPTTLALLFIMSVDLILVYFFSSNQYVSLFLTFLTGAISFSVIAPIQMLMIRTAKGAEMIASASLQGSFNIGNALGAFLGGLPLAAGYSYASPNLIGVGMSIIGMLITLTLIKIHQNDLKLQKA
- a CDS encoding helix-turn-helix domain-containing protein gives rise to the protein MVVKSEFEKLGLHTISVELGEVELENEITEDQKDTLLQNLQNLGFDLLDDKKSKTIEKIKNLIVDLVHHKNNELKTNLSDYLVENLNQDYNSLSNLFSEIENTTIEKYFISQKIEKVKELLIYNELSLSEIADLLNYSNVAHLSNQFKKITGFTPTSFKQSKDKKRIQIENL
- a CDS encoding AraC family transcriptional regulator; this encodes MPKLNQFKTLMLDEFEEEKFHLPPHSHTYYEIIYIKKGSGIHHINHNLLPYKAGDLFVISPDDEHYFDIKKSTRFIFIKFTDNYFNSKQNLTCDEFLIHTPESFMRDKILKETVLKFDEPCKTILRNTVENITKYDEYIDVANSPIVFYQILSIFGLIKETIRGMNLQMKSTHIDNEQIANYIHQNIYQPKLVQIKVIADHFNIAQTYFSAYFKRTFAISYRDYIHNLRTTLIEKRFQNNQLPIKQIAYEFGFTDESHLTNYFKKKRNMKPTDFKKL
- a CDS encoding DUF3347 domain-containing protein; the encoded protein is MKNLIQAVLAAITIVFSVNMITANEMKSKINSEEVLASSELQSVFDNYFAVKDALIKSDAKTTSAKAATLLTAITAVKMDKLKSNEHTVWMKVVKKLTADAKAISSNTDIKKQRESFKSLSKNTYDLIKVSNPEQPVYKQYCPMADADWLSKEKAVKNPYYGSSMLTCGNVVETIK